DNA from Streptomyces luteogriseus:
AGCACGGCTGCGGCCACCTCCTCGGCTCGCTCGGCAAATGGCTCTCCGAGCCGCTCCTGGCGGCCTGGGTACTGCACGATTAGCGGCTCTATGTTGCCGGCGACGGCGGCCGAGAGCGCGTGGTAGACGCTGGCCGAACCTCCTGCGTGTGGAAAGCAGAGCAGACGGCTTCCAGCGTTGGGTGCGGGATGGAAGCGACGTATCCAGTCGCCCACGAGTGCGTCCTCCCTTTTGGTCTCGCGGTTTGTGTAGGGCGGCGTGATCGAGGCCCGCTCCGCCGACATCGATCAGCATGTCGGAGAAGGATCCGCCTTGCTGATCCATTTCGCGAACCGCTGCTGGAGTGAGGGCGGGCTCTCCCGCAGCCGCTTGACCGGGACCGGAAGATAAGTCTGGTGATAGGGCTACGGGGGTCGGCGTCGCTCCCGCCATCAACATTTGTCAAGTTGGGCAAGGCGGCAGCGGCGGTGGCGTTCCTGTCACGTTGAGGTCAAGGAGACGGGCAGTTGTTCAGGGCCATTGACTACGATGGAGCTCAGCAGGGTCGGCTCGCCGTCAAGCTCGACGTTGATTGACTGAGCAAGCAACTCGTTGTAGAGGTGACGTAGTTCGACGCGAGCGAGCATGCTGCCGACGCAGAAGTGCTCCCCGAAGCCCAGTGCCAGGTGGCGGTTGGGGCTGCGGCGGATGTCAAAGCGGTCGGGATCGGGGAATACCGACTTGTCGCGGTTGGCTGAGGGCAGCCAGAGCGTAACGCGGTCGTTGGCGGCTATGTGTCGTCCGTGGATCTCCACCGACCTCGTCGCGGTGCGCATGATGTGCGTCGCGGTCGAGGTCCAGCGCAGCACCTCCTCGACCGCGGAGGGCAACAGGGCTGGATCATCTCTGAGGGCATGCCACTGGCCGGGGTGGTGCAAGAACGCCAGCATGCCCCCGGACGCGGCGATGCGAGTGTTCTCGGTACCGCCGACGAGAAGGTTGTCGCAGTTGAGGATCACGTCGTCCGGGGTCAGGGGCTCGCCGTCGATCTCGGCTGTTGCGAGGACGCTCACCAGGTCGTCCGTGGGGTTCTTCGCCTTGTCCGCCCGCAGGGCGTCGAAGTACCCGAGGATGTCCAGGTGCGCGAGGCGCTGCGTCAGTGGGTCGCTGGCCCCGAAAGCGTCGCTGGTCAGAGTGAACAGCCGTTCCCAGTCGGCGCTGGGGATCCCCATCATCTTGCAGATCACATAGAGCGGGACGCGGGCGGCGATGTCCGTGACGAAGTCGCAGGTGCCCCGTTCGAGGGCCTCGCCCACCACACGATGCGCCACCTCCTGGATGTCCTTCTCGATGGCGCGCACCGACCGGACCGAGAACCACTCGTCTACGAGTCCGCGCAGCTGCTTGTGGCGAGGCGGGTCGGTCAGCGCGAGGGTGCGCCCGCCGCCGGGGTCGGCGCCGTGGCTGTCGGGGCGTAGCAGAATGCCCTGGGCGGAGCTGAACGTGGTTGCGTCCCGGTAGGCGGTACGGACGTCGTCGTACGTCGTCAGGGCCCAGAAGCCGGGGAGGTCGGTCGGCTCGTGCCAGTACACGGGCGCGTGGGCGCGGAGCCAGCGCCACTGGATGAACGGGTCGCCCGTCGCGTAGAGGTCCGGGTCCACGAGGTTGATCTGCGGCTGCTGCTCGGCTGGTCGGATCGGTTCGGTCGCCATGCGGATGTCTCGCAATTCTGCTCGGCGCTTCAGTACGACACCAAGTCGAGGCGCTCGTCGGCGCGGTGCTCCACCGGTGTGGTGTCCCGGGAGACCAGGAAGGTGGGGCGGGTGGGGCGCGCGGGGGAGTTGGCGACGGCGTTGTACGTGATGAGTAGCAGCGCCCGGCGGTCTGCCGACAGGTTGTTGGACGAGGAGTGGACGATGCTCGGGTGGAAGACCTGGACGGAGCCGCGCGGCCCCGTGAAAACCTTGCGGCCGCTCTCGTCGGCCAGGGCCTGCGCCCGGTCGTCGTTCACGGTATAGGCGAGGTCGGCCGACACATGCGAGCGCCAGTCGGACTCCGCGCCGTCCGTGCGGCCCTCGGGAAGGTCGAGCAGACCCAGCCGGTGCGAGCCCGGTATGGCGGTGAGCGGTCCGTTGCCCGCGTGGACATCGTCCAGGGAGACGGCGATGTTGACGGCGTCGGGGCTCGGCATGCCGTCCTCCTCGTGCCAGAACGCGAAGTCCTGGTGCCACGGCCAGGCCGCCCCCTCGTGCGCCTGCTTGAGGTTGACCTTGAACTGGTAGACGTAGACGGGCCCGCCGGTGAGCTCCTCGGCGAGTTCCACCAGCCGGGGCAGGCGGACGAGGGCCGCACACACCTCGTCGAAGGCGTGGCAGCCGTGGATGGCACGAACCGTGCCGCTGTCCTTCTCGTGCACGACCTCGGGCCGCTGCTCACGGCTGATGGAGAGCACGCGCTCCCGCAGCAGCGCGACGGCGTCGTCGCTGAAGCGGAACGGCGGCTCGCACCAGCCGTCCTTCTCATAGGCGGACTTGAGGTCGGCGAGCGAGGTGACGGCAGTGTCTGCCGCGGTGCTGGCCATGGACACGAATCTCCTGGGTGACAGAGGGAAGGGGCGCGGGCCGTGCGGGGCCGGTGCGCGTCAGGCCGAGGTGAGGACGAGGGCGGCGTTCTGACCGCCGAAGCCGAAGGACGTGCTGAGGGCGCTGGTGGTGCACACGTCCCGGGGCTTGTCGGCCACCAGGTCGAGCTCGGCCGCCGCGTCGTCTACCCGCTCCAAGTTGGCGGTGGGCGGCACCTGTTGGTTCGCCAAGGTCAGCAGGGTGAAGGCCGCCTCCAGGGCTCCGGCCGCGCCCAGGGTGTGTCCCGTCAGGCTCTTGGTGGCCGTCACCGGCGGGGCGTGCGGGAACACGCGGGTGAGCATGCCCGCCTCCGCGACGTCACCGAGCGGCGTCGCGGTGCCGTGGGCATTGATGTGCCCGATGTCGGCCGCCGTCAGACCGGCATCGGCGAGGGCCGTGCGCGTGGCGAGTTCCGTGCCGCGGCCCTCGGGATCGGGCGTCGTGTAGTGGTGGGCGTCGGCGGAGGCGCCGTACCCGGCGACATGGCCCCGCACGCGCGCCGAGCGGGCCCGCGCGTCCTCGGCCCGCTCCAGGACGAGCATGCCCGCGCCCTCGCCGAGCACGAAGCCGTCCCGCTCCGCGTCGAACGGGCGGGAGGCCTCGGCGGGAGCCGCGCCGCGCGTCGACAGCGCGCCCATGCGGCTGAAGCCGATGCTGGCGATCCGCGCCCGGCCGGATTCGGCGCCACCGACGACGGCGATGTCGCAACTGCCGGCCCGCAGCAGATCCCGCCCGAGGCCAATGGCCGTGGCGCCGGAGGCACAGGCCGTGCTGACGCTCAGGCTGGGGCCGAACGCGCCCAGGTCCGTGCTGATCTCGCCGGCCGTGATGCCGGTCAGGCAACGGGAGATGAACAGCGGCGACACACGGGAGTGACTCTCGGCGGCGAAGTGCCTGGACTGTCTGTCCCAGTGCTGGGTGCTGGTGCCGCCCACGCCGAGGATCACCGCGACCCGCGCCCCGTCCCAGGACTCCGGGGCGAGCCCGGCGTCGGCCACGGCCTGCCGGGCGGCGACGAGAGCCATCTTCGCGTAGGGCTCAAGGCGCCAGGAGAGCGCGCGGCCGAGCAGGGCGTCCCCGTCGAAGCCGGGCACGGCGCAGCAGAAGTCGACGGACAGGCTTTCCAGAAGGGGGTCGGTGGCGGCGGTCGATGCGCCGGCCAGCAGCCCTGCCCAGTTGGCCTCGACACCGATGCCGAGCGGGGAGACCAGGCCGAGGCCGGTCACGGCCACTGCTGAGGAGGCGTTCATGAGGAGGCCTCGGTCCGGCTGCTCATCGCCGCCTCCACGAGAGCCACCGCCTCCCCGATGGTGCTGTCCGGCGTCAGCTGCAGCGGCGGCACGCCGTACTCCTCGTCCAGGATCACGGAGAACTCGACGAGCGCCAACGAGTCGATCTTGAGCTCGACGAAGGTGATGTCGGGGGTGATGAGCGATTTGTCAATGCCCAGCGCATCCGAAAGGCGCTGGACGATCTCGTCATGGGTACTGGACATCGGGGGTTCCTTCCGAGAATGGTCCGACAGGATGCGCGTCATCGACTTCCGGTGCATGCGGGTTCCGGTTGGAATTTCGATGGAACTCCAGCATTCCGTGATGTGGACGGAAATGGGCACGGGTATGGGGCAGCCGCGACAATTCGCGCACGAGTCTTTGTGCAACCATGAAATTGCGCTCGGTCGTATCCTGCCGCCTCAGACCTGGTCCGGTCACGGTAATCGCGACCCTAGGCCACGGATCTCCGTCGTGGCAAGCGGCAATGTGCCGAAGTATTCGGCGTTATCGGTCGCCAGCTCCTTTCACCAGGCCTGACCGGCTTCAGGGTTGTTCCGGTTTCATCCAGCGATATATGAATGAAAACGAAGTGATAGATGGCGGGTGCATCGTGCCCAGCGACGTGTCACGATGGGGGGATGTGCAGGGATGTCGAATTCCAGAGATGTGCTCGACGGGCTGCCGGTCGGCCCGCTGCCCATTCCCTGTGACCCCGAGGGCGCATCCCCCGTCCAGTGGATGCACATGCCGAACGGCGTGGGTGTCTGGGCGGTCTCCGACTACCGCCTCGCCCGCCAAGTGCTCGCCGACCCGCGGTTCAGCCGCGCGGCCGCCGTCGCGCCCGACGTGCCGAAGGTGGCCAGCATCGACCCGTCACCCGACTCCATAGTCAGCCTCGACGGCAGGGCGCACGCCCGGCTGCGCAGAATCGTGGCGGGGGCCTTCACCGGGCGCCGCATCAGCGCTCTCGGCCCATTCATCGAGACCCGCGCCAGCGAGCTCCTGGACGCCATGGCCGCAGGCGGGCAGCCGGCTGACCTGGTCGCCGGTCTTGCCGCACCGCTCCCGCTCAGCGTGCTCTGCCACATGCTCGGCGTCCCCGAGGCCGACCGCGAGAGCTTCCGGGAGTGGGTGCCAGTCCTCTTCGACCTCGACGGAGAGGGCGCCGAGAACCGCACCCGGGCGTTCCTCATCACCCACTACATGACGAAACTCATCGGCAGCAAACGCCGGGAGCCCGGCGGCGACCTCATCAGCGCCCTGATCCAAGCGGCTGACGAGGAAGGGAAGCTGACGAACCGTGAGCTCGTCACCCTCTCCCTGGCGCTCCTCATGGCCGGCTACGACTCCACCGCCGACCAGATCACCCTCGCCTTCCTCAGCCTGCTGCACGACCCTGCTCGCACCGCCGCCCTGCGTGACGACCCGAATCTCGTCCCCGCCGAGGTCGAGGAACTTCTGCGCACCAACCCCTCGGCGCCCCTCAGCTTCAGTCGCGCGGTCACCGAACCCGTCCAGTTGGCGGATGTCACCATTTCACCGGGAGAACCGGTCCTGGTATTCCTCATGGGCGCAAACCGAACCCGCGACGATTCCGGAAACCCCGCCGGAAACCCCCACCTTACTTTCGGTCGCGGAGTGCACCGCTGCCTCGGCGCCCCGCTGGCCCGACTGCAGCTGGCGACGGTCATCCGCTTGACCCTCGACCGCTTCCCGCACCTCGAGCTCGCCGAAGACATCGACGGTCTCGACTGGAAGCCCGCCGCTGCGACCCGAGGCCTCAAGTCCCTTCGGGTGCACTGGTGAACGGCCCGCTGAAGGGCCTGCCGCGCATACGCGAAACCCACCCCCGTCCCGGATGAACGGTGTGCCTATAGTGATCAGGTAGTTCCACTTGCGACGGGGGTAACAGGGTGGATTTGGGGAGTGATTGCATGACTTCTTCCGATGCCGCGCACGAGGCCGCGGACGAAGTCACGCACGAAACAATCGCAATAAGGGTTCTGGGCGCTCTGTCGGCGACCGTCAATGGACATCCTGTTGTGATAGCCGGCCCACGGCAGCGCACTATCTTCGCGATGCTCGTGCTGGCAGGGGGCCGTGTCGTCTCCGTGGACAGCCTCGTAGACGCGGTGTGGGGGGGCCGGCCGCCGAACACGGCCCGGACCCAAGTGGCCATCTGTGTCGGGGCGTTACGCAAGGCATTCCGGTCGGCGCTCTTCGACGACCCGGTCATAGAGACCACCCACCCCGGATACCGGATCCTGACGAGCGTGTGCACCTTCGACGCCCGCGACTTCGCTGCCGTCTGCGCGGAGGCCGCCGAGAGCATCCGTCTGGGCCGCGTCGACGAGGGCGTCGGGCTGTACCGGAAGGCCTTGGACCTGTGGACCGGGCCCGCCTTGTCCGGTGTCGCGGGGCAGGTGGTCGAGGACGAGGCGACGCGCTTAGAGGCGGAGCGCCTAGCCGCCTACGAAGCACTGTTCGACGCGGAGCTTGCGCTCGGCCGCCACCAGGAGGTGCTGCCCGAACTCTCGGCGTTAGCCGACGACCAGCCCCTGCACGAGAAGCTGCGGCACACCCTGATGCTCGCACAATACCGTTCCGGGCGCCGGGCGGAGGCGGCGGAGGGCTTCCGCAACTGGCGCAGACGATTCGTCGAGGAGATAGGGATAGAGCCGAGCGCGTCCATCCACGAGCTGCACCGTGCCGTCCTCCAGGACGCTCCCGAACTCTCCCTCCGCGGCGACGGCGAGCCTCGGTCCGGGCGGCGCGCCCTGCCAGCGGAACTGCCCGCTGCTGTACCGGAGTTCTTGGGACGCGAGGCGGAACTCGCCGTTCTGGACACCCTGGTGGCCGACGCGGGCGACGGAGGGCCCTCCAGCACCTCCCGGCCACGCGCGGGCGTCGTCGCCGGCGCCGCCGGAGTAGGCAAGACGAGCCTCGTCGCGTACTGGGCGCACCGCGTCTTGCGGCACTTCCCCGACGGGCAGCTCTACGCCGACCTGTCCCAGTACGAGTGGACACAGCCGACCGCCACGGTGCACGCGCTGCTCGGCCGCTTCCTGCGGGTCCTCGGCGTCGCGGCGGAGCTGGTCCCGGACCGCCCCGATGAGTGCGTGTCGCTCTACCGCAGCCTGCTGGCCGACCGGCGCGTCCTGGTGGTCCTCGACAATGCCTGCAGCCTGGTGCACATCCAGCCGTTCCTGCCCGGCTGCGGCCCCTCGCGGGTCGTGGCGACCACCGGTGGGCGGCAGGACCCGATGGCCGTGGGCATCGGCGCGGTCCGCGTCGACCTCGGCCCGCTGCCCGACGCGCAGGCGGTGGAGCTCGTGGCACGGATCATCGGTGAGCGGCGCGTCCTCGAAGACACCTCGGCCGTGTACGAGTTGGGCCGCCTGTGCGGCAGGCTGCCCCTCGCACTGCGGGCGGCCGCCGGCCGGCTCGCTGTCAAACCCCACTGGTCCGTACGGCATCTGGTGCACCGGCTGGCCAAAGGGAGCCGCCGTCTCGACGAACTCAGCGCCGGCGGCCTCGAGGTGCGGCAGGGCCTGGAGCGCGGCTATCGCAGGCTGCCCGAGGAGGCGGCCCGCATGTGCCGCATGCTGGGCCTGCTGGACGCGCCGGACTTCACGGCCCACGCCGGAGCCGTGCTGCTCGCCGTCGACCATGTGGCGGCGGAGGACGCGATGGAGCAGCTCTTCGACATGCATCTGCTGACCGTGGTCGGCACGGATGCCAGCGGGGCGCTGCGCTACGCCTTCCATGGGCTGGTGCGGCCCTTCGCCCGCGAGCGGGCGCTGGCCGAGGAGTCCGACCAGACCCGGCAGGCCGCGCTCAACCGCCTCTCCGGGATGCATCTGACGGGTCTGTCGATATCCCACTGATAAAGGCGGCATCTAGCGTCTTGCGCGTCTTGTGAAGGAAGCGACGGTTCCGCAGGAGTGGCTGCGCGCACGGAAGGTACTGGTGTGGAGACTGCGCCTCTGGCGTTTTGGCAGCGTGTGCTCACCGGCGGCGGTTTCACCGCTCTGCCCCGGTGGCCGGAGCG
Protein-coding regions in this window:
- a CDS encoding cytochrome P450; translation: MATEPIRPAEQQPQINLVDPDLYATGDPFIQWRWLRAHAPVYWHEPTDLPGFWALTTYDDVRTAYRDATTFSSAQGILLRPDSHGADPGGGRTLALTDPPRHKQLRGLVDEWFSVRSVRAIEKDIQEVAHRVVGEALERGTCDFVTDIAARVPLYVICKMMGIPSADWERLFTLTSDAFGASDPLTQRLAHLDILGYFDALRADKAKNPTDDLVSVLATAEIDGEPLTPDDVILNCDNLLVGGTENTRIAASGGMLAFLHHPGQWHALRDDPALLPSAVEEVLRWTSTATHIMRTATRSVEIHGRHIAANDRVTLWLPSANRDKSVFPDPDRFDIRRSPNRHLALGFGEHFCVGSMLARVELRHLYNELLAQSINVELDGEPTLLSSIVVNGPEQLPVSLTST
- a CDS encoding phytanoyl-CoA dioxygenase family protein; translation: MASTAADTAVTSLADLKSAYEKDGWCEPPFRFSDDAVALLRERVLSISREQRPEVVHEKDSGTVRAIHGCHAFDEVCAALVRLPRLVELAEELTGGPVYVYQFKVNLKQAHEGAAWPWHQDFAFWHEEDGMPSPDAVNIAVSLDDVHAGNGPLTAIPGSHRLGLLDLPEGRTDGAESDWRSHVSADLAYTVNDDRAQALADESGRKVFTGPRGSVQVFHPSIVHSSSNNLSADRRALLLITYNAVANSPARPTRPTFLVSRDTTPVEHRADERLDLVSY
- a CDS encoding beta-ketoacyl-[acyl-carrier-protein] synthase family protein, encoding MNASSAVAVTGLGLVSPLGIGVEANWAGLLAGASTAATDPLLESLSVDFCCAVPGFDGDALLGRALSWRLEPYAKMALVAARQAVADAGLAPESWDGARVAVILGVGGTSTQHWDRQSRHFAAESHSRVSPLFISRCLTGITAGEISTDLGAFGPSLSVSTACASGATAIGLGRDLLRAGSCDIAVVGGAESGRARIASIGFSRMGALSTRGAAPAEASRPFDAERDGFVLGEGAGMLVLERAEDARARSARVRGHVAGYGASADAHHYTTPDPEGRGTELATRTALADAGLTAADIGHINAHGTATPLGDVAEAGMLTRVFPHAPPVTATKSLTGHTLGAAGALEAAFTLLTLANQQVPPTANLERVDDAAAELDLVADKPRDVCTTSALSTSFGFGGQNAALVLTSA
- a CDS encoding acyl carrier protein, with the translated sequence MSSTHDEIVQRLSDALGIDKSLITPDITFVELKIDSLALVEFSVILDEEYGVPPLQLTPDSTIGEAVALVEAAMSSRTEASS
- a CDS encoding cytochrome P450 encodes the protein MSNSRDVLDGLPVGPLPIPCDPEGASPVQWMHMPNGVGVWAVSDYRLARQVLADPRFSRAAAVAPDVPKVASIDPSPDSIVSLDGRAHARLRRIVAGAFTGRRISALGPFIETRASELLDAMAAGGQPADLVAGLAAPLPLSVLCHMLGVPEADRESFREWVPVLFDLDGEGAENRTRAFLITHYMTKLIGSKRREPGGDLISALIQAADEEGKLTNRELVTLSLALLMAGYDSTADQITLAFLSLLHDPARTAALRDDPNLVPAEVEELLRTNPSAPLSFSRAVTEPVQLADVTISPGEPVLVFLMGANRTRDDSGNPAGNPHLTFGRGVHRCLGAPLARLQLATVIRLTLDRFPHLELAEDIDGLDWKPAAATRGLKSLRVHW
- a CDS encoding AfsR/SARP family transcriptional regulator → MTSSDAAHEAADEVTHETIAIRVLGALSATVNGHPVVIAGPRQRTIFAMLVLAGGRVVSVDSLVDAVWGGRPPNTARTQVAICVGALRKAFRSALFDDPVIETTHPGYRILTSVCTFDARDFAAVCAEAAESIRLGRVDEGVGLYRKALDLWTGPALSGVAGQVVEDEATRLEAERLAAYEALFDAELALGRHQEVLPELSALADDQPLHEKLRHTLMLAQYRSGRRAEAAEGFRNWRRRFVEEIGIEPSASIHELHRAVLQDAPELSLRGDGEPRSGRRALPAELPAAVPEFLGREAELAVLDTLVADAGDGGPSSTSRPRAGVVAGAAGVGKTSLVAYWAHRVLRHFPDGQLYADLSQYEWTQPTATVHALLGRFLRVLGVAAELVPDRPDECVSLYRSLLADRRVLVVLDNACSLVHIQPFLPGCGPSRVVATTGGRQDPMAVGIGAVRVDLGPLPDAQAVELVARIIGERRVLEDTSAVYELGRLCGRLPLALRAAAGRLAVKPHWSVRHLVHRLAKGSRRLDELSAGGLEVRQGLERGYRRLPEEAARMCRMLGLLDAPDFTAHAGAVLLAVDHVAAEDAMEQLFDMHLLTVVGTDASGALRYAFHGLVRPFARERALAEESDQTRQAALNRLSGMHLTGLSISH